The Synechococcus sp. MU1617 genome window below encodes:
- a CDS encoding early protein (E6), which produces MPSSPRNRIGEVYGKLTVVRSSERRTKAGNAFWWCRCSCGAEREVPSDKLSLNTARRKPTVNACETCARELQIEGVYRKNDREEKQRRQAALEARSKLTGQVPKRWLSLPLTDAHARELGQKLFFRGTTCLRGHLAPYRINGGCQACSGQTPSAANSRSTKPIGS; this is translated from the coding sequence ATGCCCTCCAGTCCACGCAACCGAATCGGCGAGGTTTACGGCAAACTCACCGTGGTGCGCTCATCCGAACGGCGAACCAAAGCAGGAAACGCCTTTTGGTGGTGCCGCTGCAGCTGTGGGGCCGAGCGAGAAGTGCCCAGCGACAAGTTGTCGCTGAACACTGCCCGCCGCAAGCCCACCGTGAATGCCTGTGAAACCTGTGCTCGCGAACTTCAAATTGAAGGGGTGTATCGCAAAAACGATCGTGAGGAAAAACAACGGCGACAGGCGGCACTCGAAGCCAGATCAAAGCTGACAGGTCAGGTGCCTAAACGCTGGCTTTCTCTACCGCTTACCGATGCCCACGCACGAGAGCTGGGACAAAAACTCTTTTTCCGTGGCACCACTTGTCTGCGTGGACACTTAGCGCCATACCGCATTAACGGCGGTTGCCAGGCTTGCTCCGGTCAGACTCCATCAGCGGCAAATTCGCGATCAACCAAGCCCATAGGGTCATGA
- the rpsU gene encoding 30S ribosomal protein S21 yields MSQVTVGENEGIESALRRFKRSVAKAGIFSDLRRIRHHETPVEKYKRKLKQRSRNRRR; encoded by the coding sequence ATGAGTCAGGTCACAGTCGGCGAAAACGAAGGTATTGAATCCGCGTTGCGGCGCTTCAAACGCTCCGTCGCCAAAGCCGGCATCTTTTCTGATCTGCGTCGGATCCGTCACCATGAGACCCCCGTTGAGAAATACAAGCGCAAGCTGAAGCAGCGTTCCCGCAACCGTCGTCGCTGA
- a CDS encoding DoxX family protein — translation MCSAVIRAILSRPIAGDLGLLVLRVFTGALLIHHGYEKLANIENFADAFVRPLHLPFPILLSYVAAFSEVIGSWLLITGLLTRMGALAVAGTISVAIYHAIVTAGFNIYLLELLGLYFAAAVAVLACGPGVFSIDELIARRLEPDMQFSAEQDTDFANGEAAVLEEAVASR, via the coding sequence ATGTGTTCTGCAGTGATTCGCGCCATCCTTTCCCGTCCCATTGCAGGCGACCTTGGTCTGCTTGTGCTTCGGGTGTTCACGGGGGCTCTGCTGATTCACCACGGCTACGAGAAGCTCGCCAATATCGAAAATTTTGCCGATGCATTCGTTCGTCCGTTGCATCTCCCCTTTCCGATCTTGCTCTCCTACGTCGCTGCCTTCTCGGAGGTGATCGGAAGCTGGTTGCTGATCACTGGATTGTTGACGCGGATGGGAGCGTTGGCAGTAGCGGGGACGATCTCCGTCGCCATCTATCACGCCATCGTTACCGCCGGCTTCAACATCTACCTGCTTGAGCTGCTTGGGCTTTATTTCGCGGCTGCTGTGGCTGTTCTCGCCTGTGGCCCTGGCGTCTTCTCCATCGATGAGCTCATTGCTCGCCGCCTCGAGCCCGACATGCAATTCTCTGCTGAGCAAGACACAGATTTCGCCAATGGCGAGGCTGCTGTTCTTGAAGAGGCCGTGGCCAGCCGCTGA
- a CDS encoding CP12 domain-containing protein, producing MKTIDEHIQKDQEEFLKALSEHNDGKVRHLTEELQWLLDHKKEFPDDPHDPSPLELFCEQNPDEPECLVYDD from the coding sequence ATGAAAACGATTGACGAGCACATCCAGAAGGACCAAGAGGAGTTTCTCAAGGCCCTGTCTGAGCACAACGATGGCAAGGTGCGTCATCTCACAGAAGAGCTCCAGTGGCTGTTGGATCACAAGAAGGAATTTCCTGATGATCCCCATGACCCTTCCCCCCTTGAGCTGTTCTGCGAGCAGAACCCCGATGAGCCTGAGTGCCTGGTGTACGACGACTGA
- a CDS encoding sulfite exporter TauE/SafE family protein produces MQIALLGIAIGANALSALAGGGAGLVQLPALILLGLPFAMALATHKVASVALGLGATGRHWRASSLDLRRSALVLAAGLPGVFVGASMVLALPDQAATASLGLLTLGLGLYSARKPDLGTTDQPRPLTARTIGLGSCGLFIIGILNGSLTSGTGLFVTLWLVRWFGLSYSRAVAHTLVLVGLGWNGTGALVLGLSGEIRWDWLPALVLGSLVGGFLGAHYSLVKGSRVVKRSFEILALLMGGSLLIRSF; encoded by the coding sequence ATGCAAATCGCCCTGCTGGGCATCGCCATTGGCGCCAATGCCCTTTCAGCTCTGGCGGGAGGTGGGGCGGGACTGGTTCAACTGCCCGCACTAATCCTTCTCGGCCTGCCCTTTGCCATGGCACTGGCCACCCACAAAGTGGCCAGCGTTGCCCTGGGGCTGGGGGCTACAGGGCGTCATTGGCGTGCCAGCAGCCTTGACCTAAGACGCTCGGCGCTGGTATTGGCCGCCGGTCTTCCAGGAGTGTTTGTGGGGGCCAGCATGGTTCTTGCGCTGCCCGATCAAGCGGCCACCGCCAGCCTTGGGCTGCTGACCCTGGGGCTTGGGCTTTACTCGGCTCGGAAACCGGATCTGGGAACGACAGACCAGCCCCGCCCGCTGACAGCCCGCACCATCGGGCTTGGCAGCTGCGGGCTGTTCATCATCGGCATTCTCAACGGCTCACTCACCTCAGGCACGGGGTTGTTCGTCACCCTTTGGCTGGTGCGCTGGTTCGGGCTGAGTTACTCCAGAGCCGTCGCCCACACCCTGGTGCTGGTGGGCCTGGGATGGAATGGCACCGGTGCGCTGGTGCTGGGTCTGAGCGGAGAAATCCGTTGGGACTGGCTTCCTGCCCTGGTTCTCGGATCGTTGGTCGGAGGCTTCCTGGGAGCCCACTATTCCCTGGTGAAAGGCAGCCGCGTGGTCAAACGATCCTTTGAGATCTTGGCGCTGCTCATGGGCGGATCACTCCTGATCCGCAGTTTCTGA
- a CDS encoding DUF481 domain-containing protein, producing MHRSLATAGLLSLCLVPSVSWAETITLTLRNGDSLHGELIERNPNNGTTVLNHPQLGRLEVTAEQLKPATTKPLWVSSMSAGVIGNEKDGDTSLSVSFTGKTRYKDEQQKLSLSGSFNASKSKDAGEALSIDTEKGSAELRYDKPIGSNLDLFALSSYQYNGTNDSGVNTVLGNIGVAFPLLKSDTTELTVSIGPSLQWSGGGITCFSDTFCGNSYGGATLTADLSWKPWPSLQFGLQNQFTTVWANEVQPANTLTAEVRYYPAENSKLFTTLRVQSIYQSMNTPELNNTITAQVGADF from the coding sequence ATGCACCGTTCCCTCGCCACGGCTGGACTTCTGAGCCTTTGCCTGGTTCCCAGCGTGAGCTGGGCCGAGACCATCACCTTGACCCTGCGCAACGGCGACAGCCTGCACGGGGAATTGATTGAGCGAAATCCAAACAACGGAACCACGGTGCTGAACCATCCCCAGCTGGGACGGTTGGAAGTCACTGCAGAGCAACTCAAACCAGCCACCACCAAGCCCCTTTGGGTCAGCTCGATGTCCGCCGGTGTGATCGGCAATGAAAAGGACGGCGACACCTCCCTTTCGGTCAGCTTCACCGGAAAAACGCGCTACAAGGACGAACAACAGAAGCTGTCATTGAGCGGCAGCTTCAACGCAAGCAAGTCGAAGGATGCAGGAGAGGCACTCTCCATCGATACGGAGAAAGGGTCTGCGGAACTCCGCTACGACAAACCGATCGGTTCCAACCTCGATCTGTTTGCTCTGAGCAGTTACCAATACAACGGCACCAATGATTCCGGGGTGAACACCGTTCTGGGGAACATCGGTGTGGCATTCCCGCTATTGAAGTCAGACACAACTGAACTCACCGTCTCCATTGGTCCGTCGTTGCAGTGGAGCGGGGGAGGCATCACCTGTTTCAGTGACACGTTTTGCGGCAACAGCTATGGCGGCGCAACGCTGACGGCCGATCTCAGCTGGAAACCCTGGCCTTCGCTCCAGTTCGGGCTTCAAAACCAGTTCACGACGGTCTGGGCGAATGAGGTTCAACCGGCCAACACCCTGACCGCTGAGGTGCGCTACTACCCCGCAGAAAACAGCAAGTTGTTCACAACATTGCGGGTGCAATCGATTTACCAAAGCATGAACACACCCGAGTTGAACAACACCATCACCGCTCAGGTGGGCGCCGACTTCTGA
- a CDS encoding nuclear transport factor 2 family protein has product MTTPILHPPLDAEQIRALFTKPYGKPGPTAAQWKAVYANDVHFTDPTQERQGIDAYILAQDGLMQRCDDVFLETESVVVNGETAFVEWRMGLKIKGIEFIYPGATRLSFNPDGKIGDHRDYFDFVGPTFAPVPVIGGLVRWLYKRFVA; this is encoded by the coding sequence ATGACAACACCCATACTTCACCCCCCGCTGGATGCAGAACAGATCCGTGCCCTGTTCACCAAGCCTTACGGCAAGCCCGGCCCCACAGCAGCGCAATGGAAGGCGGTCTACGCCAACGACGTGCATTTCACCGATCCGACCCAGGAACGGCAGGGAATTGACGCCTACATCCTTGCCCAGGATGGTCTGATGCAGCGCTGTGATGACGTTTTCCTGGAAACAGAATCAGTGGTGGTGAATGGTGAAACAGCCTTTGTTGAATGGCGCATGGGCCTCAAAATCAAAGGGATTGAATTCATCTACCCCGGCGCAACCCGACTCAGCTTCAATCCGGATGGAAAGATCGGGGATCACCGTGATTATTTTGATTTTGTCGGCCCCACGTTCGCTCCGGTGCCCGTGATTGGTGGACTGGTGCGGTGGCTCTACAAACGGTTCGTTGCCTGA
- a CDS encoding ATP-binding protein — protein MPEPRPQGHLLIGPPGSGKSTLTAILAPLLPARVISNDALREQLWGDPKVQGPWSELEPHLHGAIDSAVAHGDNVLVDATHAQLNWRQRLMHRSQGAGHIQWTGWWLQTPLDQCLVWNRSRQRSVPESVIHAMHCRLSSPPDRPELSEGFTSLIRLNPAGSHLNEEISRAIQAIHHRSP, from the coding sequence TTGCCTGAACCACGGCCACAGGGCCATCTGTTGATCGGCCCACCGGGCAGCGGAAAGTCCACCCTCACCGCGATCCTCGCTCCGCTTCTCCCTGCACGGGTGATCAGCAATGACGCTCTGAGGGAACAGTTATGGGGGGACCCGAAGGTGCAGGGCCCTTGGTCTGAATTGGAGCCCCATCTTCATGGCGCCATCGACAGCGCCGTCGCCCATGGCGACAACGTGCTTGTGGATGCGACCCATGCGCAACTCAACTGGCGCCAACGGTTGATGCACCGAAGCCAGGGGGCTGGACACATTCAATGGACCGGCTGGTGGCTGCAAACACCCTTGGATCAGTGTCTTGTCTGGAACCGGTCCCGCCAACGATCCGTTCCAGAGTCCGTGATTCATGCAATGCACTGCAGGCTGAGCAGCCCACCTGACAGGCCAGAACTCAGCGAAGGATTCACAAGCTTGATCCGCCTCAATCCCGCCGGCTCACACCTCAACGAAGAGATCAGCCGTGCGATCCAAGCCATCCATCATCGGTCGCCATGA
- a CDS encoding OsmC family protein: MTRMSCRYTGDLHCSAEHGPSGVSLSTDAPPDHEGRGESFSPTDLLATALGTCILTVMGITAKRRNWSVTGAEASVEKIMTQTGPRKIETLRVWITLPQGLSEDQIQLFRRVANDCPVKRNLESSMTIDLIWC; this comes from the coding sequence ATGACGCGCATGTCCTGCCGCTACACCGGCGATCTGCACTGTTCAGCCGAACATGGGCCCTCCGGTGTGTCGTTGAGCACCGATGCTCCGCCCGATCATGAGGGTCGGGGGGAAAGCTTTTCACCAACAGATTTATTGGCCACCGCCCTGGGCACTTGCATCTTGACCGTGATGGGAATCACGGCCAAACGCCGAAACTGGTCTGTCACCGGCGCAGAAGCATCTGTCGAGAAGATCATGACCCAAACGGGGCCCCGCAAGATCGAAACACTTCGGGTGTGGATCACCCTGCCCCAAGGCTTATCGGAGGATCAAATTCAGTTGTTCAGGCGTGTTGCGAATGACTGCCCGGTGAAACGCAATTTGGAGTCATCCATGACGATTGATTTGATCTGGTGCTGA
- a CDS encoding hemagglutinin: MRLHFIPIHVFRETPSVTFFDAGVPGSNGTDVVAHHGAATSPPDQNGSEQYYVHRHQVDNNLVLEGSRTFTLLNPAWDHPHHIIHLIRAMGALQIPIGTYHRSVSSDEGSLVLNQSMRDQGFDYRTEFIPVRLEEREDLLKAKATIPWIWSWKDGHICRDHDAQ, encoded by the coding sequence GTGAGACTTCACTTCATACCAATTCATGTCTTCCGAGAAACCCCATCGGTGACATTCTTTGATGCTGGGGTTCCAGGAAGCAATGGTACTGACGTGGTCGCACACCATGGCGCCGCGACGTCACCCCCCGACCAAAACGGTTCAGAGCAGTACTACGTGCACCGACATCAGGTAGACAACAACCTTGTACTTGAGGGTTCTCGAACCTTCACGTTGCTCAATCCGGCTTGGGATCACCCACATCACATCATTCATTTGATCCGAGCGATGGGTGCTCTCCAAATCCCTATCGGCACCTATCACCGCTCAGTTTCCAGCGACGAAGGAAGCCTGGTTCTGAACCAGTCCATGCGTGATCAGGGATTTGATTACAGAACAGAATTCATTCCAGTAAGGCTTGAAGAACGAGAGGATCTCCTTAAGGCAAAAGCAACAATTCCATGGATTTGGAGCTGGAAAGATGGGCACATCTGCAGAGACCACGACGCTCAGTGA
- the psbA gene encoding photosystem II q(b) protein, giving the protein MSTAIRSGRQSNWGAFCQWVTDTNNRIYVGWFGVLMIPCLLAATICFTIAFIAAPPVDIDGIREPVAGSLIYGNNIISGAVIPSSNAIGLHFYPIWEAASLDEWLYNGGPYQLVCFHFLIGISAYMGRQWELSYRLGMRPWICVAYSAPLSAAMAVFLVYPFGQGSFSDGMPLGISGTFNFMLVFQAEHNILMHPFHMLGVAGVFGGSLFSAMHGSLVTSSLVRETTESESQNYGYKFGQEEETYNIVAAHGYFGRLIFQYASFNNSRSLHFFLGAWPVVGIWFTSMGISTMAFNLNGFNFNQSILDSQGRVLNTWADVLNRANLGMEVQHERNAHNFPLDLAAVESTPVALQAPAIG; this is encoded by the coding sequence ATGTCCACCGCAATTCGCAGCGGACGCCAGAGCAATTGGGGAGCCTTTTGTCAGTGGGTGACCGACACCAACAACCGCATCTATGTGGGTTGGTTCGGCGTGCTGATGATTCCCTGCCTCCTGGCGGCCACCATCTGCTTCACCATTGCTTTTATCGCCGCTCCCCCGGTTGATATCGATGGCATCCGCGAGCCTGTCGCTGGCTCCCTGATCTACGGCAACAACATCATCTCCGGTGCTGTTATTCCGTCTTCCAACGCCATCGGCCTGCACTTCTATCCCATCTGGGAAGCTGCTTCCCTCGATGAGTGGCTGTACAACGGCGGCCCTTATCAGTTGGTCTGCTTCCACTTCCTCATCGGCATTTCCGCCTACATGGGTCGCCAGTGGGAGCTCTCCTACCGCCTGGGCATGCGCCCCTGGATCTGCGTTGCCTACAGCGCTCCGCTGTCTGCAGCGATGGCTGTTTTCTTGGTTTACCCCTTCGGTCAGGGCTCCTTCTCTGATGGCATGCCCCTGGGCATCTCTGGCACCTTCAACTTCATGTTGGTGTTCCAGGCCGAGCACAACATCCTGATGCACCCCTTCCACATGCTGGGCGTCGCAGGTGTTTTCGGCGGCAGCTTGTTCTCCGCCATGCACGGCTCCCTGGTGACCTCCTCCCTGGTGCGTGAAACCACCGAGAGCGAGTCCCAGAACTACGGCTACAAGTTTGGCCAAGAGGAAGAGACCTACAACATCGTGGCTGCCCACGGTTACTTCGGTCGCCTGATCTTCCAATACGCCTCCTTCAACAACAGCCGTAGCCTTCACTTCTTCCTGGGCGCCTGGCCTGTTGTCGGCATTTGGTTCACGTCCATGGGCATCAGCACCATGGCCTTCAACCTGAACGGCTTCAACTTCAACCAGTCCATCCTGGATAGTCAGGGCCGCGTCCTGAACACCTGGGCTGATGTGCTGAACCGCGCCAACCTCGGCATGGAAGTGCAGCACGAGCGCAACGCTCACAACTTCCCCCTCGACCTGGCTGCTGTTGAGTCCACTCCTGTGGCTCTGCAGGCTCCTGCCATCGGTTGA
- a CDS encoding YcjF family protein, producing the protein MPPSSLLRPLALAGAGLLAGQWLVSDVMHIPGGGLGLLAAGGVVIWLGRKPSQPRFTAPVSLNGWMARCQEVLDQFAGFEQQPSADLARRAELKSVLDRSGPVRMAMVALGASQGPNEADLSSSLAGPVPLTLSLCHPLTTDDGSRCWPRGLLDQDLILFSLQAPLLASDLLWLQQVPDDQPAWLLVATEVQDASTDAIDSVRDDLPERWRERILVQEPSMKLRAALAPLRSSLKQAAIETRPRLLAELHRRWQRDLESLRRERFLQIQQRTQWVVAGSVMASPIASLDLLAVTVANGLMIKEMGEIWGASLQPDVLREAAAQLARVALAQGVVEWTGQTLLGLAKLDGGSWLIAGSMQALSAAYLTRVVGRSMADWLAINAGVDELDLVALKQQAPLLVARAAEEERMNWNGFVQQSRDWLLHATS; encoded by the coding sequence ATGCCACCGTCGTCGCTGCTGCGGCCGCTGGCTCTGGCTGGGGCTGGTCTGCTTGCTGGACAGTGGCTGGTCAGTGATGTGATGCACATTCCCGGCGGGGGGCTGGGGCTGCTGGCCGCCGGTGGCGTTGTGATCTGGCTTGGGCGCAAGCCAAGCCAACCGCGTTTCACAGCACCGGTATCGCTGAATGGATGGATGGCTCGATGCCAGGAAGTGTTGGATCAGTTCGCGGGTTTTGAGCAGCAACCCTCCGCGGATCTGGCCCGTCGCGCTGAACTCAAGTCAGTGCTGGACCGCAGCGGTCCTGTGCGCATGGCAATGGTCGCCTTGGGAGCTTCTCAGGGACCGAATGAAGCAGACCTCAGCAGCTCTCTGGCTGGCCCGGTGCCATTGACGCTGTCGCTCTGCCATCCCCTGACCACCGATGACGGCAGCCGTTGCTGGCCCCGCGGCCTGCTGGATCAAGATCTGATCCTGTTTAGCCTGCAGGCGCCACTGCTGGCCTCAGATCTGCTCTGGCTTCAGCAGGTGCCGGACGATCAGCCGGCTTGGCTGCTCGTGGCGACAGAAGTGCAGGACGCGTCGACCGATGCCATCGATTCAGTTCGGGATGACCTTCCCGAGCGCTGGCGCGAGCGGATCCTGGTTCAGGAGCCTTCGATGAAGCTGAGGGCTGCCCTGGCACCGTTGCGCAGTTCGCTGAAACAGGCTGCGATCGAGACGCGGCCGCGGCTGCTGGCGGAACTGCATCGCCGTTGGCAGCGTGACCTCGAATCGCTTCGGCGTGAGCGCTTTCTGCAGATCCAGCAACGCACCCAGTGGGTGGTGGCTGGGTCTGTGATGGCATCCCCCATCGCCAGCCTTGATCTTCTGGCCGTCACTGTGGCCAACGGTTTGATGATCAAGGAGATGGGTGAGATCTGGGGGGCGTCGCTGCAGCCCGATGTGCTCAGGGAAGCGGCGGCACAGCTGGCTCGGGTGGCGCTCGCCCAGGGCGTGGTGGAGTGGACCGGTCAGACCTTGCTTGGACTGGCCAAGCTGGACGGGGGGAGTTGGCTGATCGCTGGTTCGATGCAGGCCCTCAGTGCGGCTTACCTCACCCGTGTGGTGGGCCGATCCATGGCGGATTGGCTGGCGATCAATGCCGGTGTTGATGAGCTCGATCTTGTGGCGTTGAAGCAGCAAGCGCCGTTGTTGGTGGCTCGGGCTGCTGAGGAGGAACGGATGAACTGGAACGGCTTCGTTCAGCAATCCCGTGACTGGCTGCTTCATGCAACTTCATGA
- a CDS encoding cation diffusion facilitator family transporter, with translation MVDNRRGVRRVLMVALGLNITMSLLKLLVGAMSGSLAVIADGMHSATDALSSLTGLVTNKLSDPRPDRDHPYGHRKYEAVGALGIAGFILFTAIEILLRSGERLLEGLPPIRVTSQELVLLTLVLGFNLLLAGYELREGRRLNSNLLKADAQHAASDVWTTVVVLVGMAGAVWLQVSWLDVALAIPMALLLIRVCWQVLRGTLPWLVDHMAVAPEAIYAEAMATAGVMNCHDIASRGVLGQQVFIEMHMVVDADDLTKAHRITEEVEERLDESFGPVRCTIHLEPKDYVEDGITYTGAHG, from the coding sequence ATGGTCGACAACCGCCGGGGGGTGCGCAGGGTTCTCATGGTGGCCCTGGGCCTGAACATCACCATGTCGCTGCTGAAGCTTCTGGTGGGGGCCATGAGTGGCTCCCTGGCGGTGATCGCTGACGGCATGCACAGCGCCACCGATGCGCTGTCCAGCCTCACGGGACTGGTCACCAACAAACTTTCCGATCCACGGCCCGACCGGGATCACCCCTATGGCCACCGTAAATACGAGGCTGTAGGAGCCCTCGGTATCGCTGGGTTCATCCTCTTCACAGCAATCGAAATCCTGCTGCGTTCAGGGGAGAGGCTCCTCGAGGGCCTGCCACCCATCCGTGTGACAAGCCAGGAGCTCGTGCTGCTAACGCTCGTGCTGGGATTCAATCTCCTGCTGGCGGGATATGAGCTTCGAGAAGGTCGGCGACTGAACAGCAACCTGCTCAAAGCAGATGCCCAGCATGCGGCGAGCGACGTTTGGACCACCGTGGTGGTGCTGGTGGGCATGGCGGGGGCGGTCTGGCTGCAGGTGAGCTGGCTCGACGTCGCGCTGGCCATCCCGATGGCGCTCCTGCTGATCCGTGTGTGCTGGCAGGTGCTGCGCGGCACCCTGCCCTGGTTGGTGGACCACATGGCGGTTGCCCCTGAAGCCATCTATGCCGAAGCTATGGCCACAGCCGGAGTGATGAACTGCCACGACATCGCCAGCCGGGGCGTTCTGGGCCAGCAGGTGTTCATCGAAATGCATATGGTTGTCGACGCAGACGACCTCACCAAGGCGCACAGGATCACCGAGGAGGTGGAAGAGCGCTTGGACGAAAGCTTCGGGCCGGTGCGGTGCACCATCCATCTGGAACCCAAGGACTACGTGGAGGACGGGATCACCTACACCGGCGCCCATGGCTGA
- the trpS gene encoding tryptophan--tRNA ligase, whose product MSRPRVLSGVQPTGALHLGNWLGAIRNWVDLQETHDTFVCVVDLHAITVPHDPSRLAENTRSTAALYLACGMDPKRCAVFVQSQVAAHSELCWLLNCVTPLNWLERMIQFKEKAVKQGDNVSLGLLDYPVLMAADILLYDADLVPVGEDQKQHLELARDIAQQRINARFGGKDTPVLKVPKPMILKEGARVMSLTDGRSKMSKSDPNEGSRITLLDPPELITKKIKRAKTDPERGLEFGNPDRPETDNLLGLYAILSGKGREQAANECAEMGWGQFKPLLAEATVNALEPIQARYRELMDDPTELDQVLSTGREKAENVANATLERVRDALGFARPA is encoded by the coding sequence ATGAGCCGGCCAAGGGTTCTTTCCGGGGTGCAACCGACCGGAGCACTGCACCTCGGCAATTGGCTGGGTGCCATCCGCAATTGGGTTGACCTGCAGGAGACCCACGACACCTTTGTTTGTGTTGTGGATCTCCATGCCATCACCGTTCCCCATGACCCCAGCCGCCTGGCTGAGAACACCCGTTCCACAGCAGCGCTCTACCTGGCCTGTGGCATGGACCCCAAGCGCTGCGCAGTGTTTGTGCAGAGCCAGGTGGCAGCCCACAGTGAACTGTGCTGGTTGCTGAATTGCGTCACGCCACTCAACTGGCTTGAGCGGATGATTCAGTTCAAGGAGAAAGCGGTGAAGCAGGGGGACAACGTCTCCCTGGGCCTGCTGGACTATCCGGTACTGATGGCCGCCGACATCCTTCTCTACGACGCTGACCTGGTGCCCGTCGGCGAAGATCAGAAGCAGCACCTGGAGCTGGCGCGTGACATCGCGCAACAGCGCATTAATGCCCGCTTCGGTGGCAAGGACACCCCGGTGCTCAAAGTGCCCAAACCGATGATCCTCAAGGAAGGGGCACGGGTCATGAGCCTGACGGATGGCCGCAGCAAGATGAGCAAGAGCGACCCCAACGAAGGGAGTCGCATCACCCTTCTGGACCCTCCTGAGCTGATCACCAAAAAGATCAAACGCGCCAAAACCGATCCAGAGCGTGGTCTCGAATTCGGCAACCCTGATCGGCCAGAAACCGACAACCTCTTAGGGCTTTACGCGATCCTGAGCGGTAAGGGGCGTGAGCAGGCCGCCAACGAGTGCGCCGAGATGGGTTGGGGACAGTTCAAGCCGCTGCTGGCCGAAGCCACCGTGAACGCGCTGGAACCCATCCAAGCCCGCTACCGCGAGCTGATGGATGACCCCACGGAGCTCGATCAGGTGCTCAGCACAGGCCGCGAGAAAGCCGAAAACGTGGCCAACGCCACGCTCGAACGGGTTCGGGACGCCTTGGGCTTCGCCCGACCAGCCTGA
- a CDS encoding muramidase codes for MLSAGATQLPQKTDTPSDHAAHGETSSRAHLATGNEGGRYELTPERRALLNTIRFAEGTWKDGEDKGYQITYGGGQFQDLSRHPERVIVKRYTSAAAGAYQFLPKTWKGVAKELKLTSFEPRHQDQAALHLVERRGALKEIDRQGLTKNAMAKLAPEWASFPTWTGRSAYGQPVKSHQELASFYSSNLRQLRNQLGA; via the coding sequence GTGCTGTCCGCAGGAGCCACACAGCTACCCCAGAAAACAGACACGCCTTCAGACCATGCCGCGCATGGCGAAACCAGCAGCCGCGCCCATCTGGCCACCGGCAACGAAGGTGGGCGTTATGAGCTGACGCCTGAGCGCCGCGCCCTGCTCAACACCATTCGCTTCGCCGAGGGGACCTGGAAGGACGGTGAAGATAAGGGCTACCAAATCACGTATGGCGGCGGGCAGTTTCAGGACCTCTCGCGTCATCCCGAGCGGGTGATCGTGAAGCGCTACACCAGCGCTGCAGCTGGGGCCTATCAATTCCTGCCGAAGACCTGGAAAGGAGTGGCCAAGGAGCTGAAGCTGACCAGCTTCGAGCCAAGGCACCAGGACCAAGCCGCTCTGCACCTTGTTGAGCGTCGGGGTGCTCTCAAAGAAATTGACCGGCAAGGTCTGACCAAGAACGCCATGGCGAAGTTGGCTCCCGAATGGGCATCCTTCCCCACCTGGACTGGCCGCTCCGCCTACGGGCAACCGGTGAAGAGCCATCAGGAACTGGCGAGCTTTTACAGCAGCAACCTGCGCCAGCTGCGCAATCAGCTGGGGGCCTGA
- a CDS encoding DUF2605 family protein, producing the protein MGETRGQHVGESINRDAGALLDELLASLLDDFEHWFQRGEELLQACPEEVMPSEERQRMEERLQDGKKAIAATRSLVAASTQPMAVSMEVMNPWHGLVTEVWALAAKLGSTRSSQAPS; encoded by the coding sequence ATGGGCGAGACCCGAGGGCAACACGTGGGTGAGTCAATTAATCGCGATGCTGGCGCACTGTTGGATGAATTGCTGGCATCCCTTCTCGATGACTTCGAGCACTGGTTTCAGCGCGGGGAGGAGCTTCTGCAGGCCTGTCCGGAGGAGGTGATGCCATCAGAGGAGCGTCAGCGCATGGAGGAGCGGCTGCAGGACGGCAAGAAGGCAATTGCTGCAACGCGCTCTCTTGTGGCTGCATCAACGCAGCCCATGGCGGTCTCGATGGAGGTGATGAACCCGTGGCATGGCTTGGTCACGGAGGTGTGGGCCTTGGCCGCGAAGTTGGGTTCGACCCGTTCGTCTCAGGCCCCCAGCTGA